A window of the Anticarsia gemmatalis isolate Benzon Research Colony breed Stoneville strain chromosome W, ilAntGemm2 primary, whole genome shotgun sequence genome harbors these coding sequences:
- the LOC142985750 gene encoding uncharacterized protein LOC142985750, with product MSKIDFDCITEKWEFEEHITILKSKWELIDKTHWELEDELKGSNLIMDYSQKYEALEQKYDNIKRALNSKMWSSVHYQRSAPKIDIPEFSGNYVHWITFKDIFMETIHNNPSISKAQKMQYLKTKLKGEAERLVQHLSISGDNYDSCWEILSHRYDNRRLQFTSFMSTMQNIPAIQHPNANNMKRMHDVITECMNGLGNMGVEVSNWGPMIVYNMSQKLDSITLNEYTEETQNNRELPNLEEFLGFLELKFLAYETAKGCSKETIENKIHRPNNRGWNNNYKPNNFPNKQQDMKKLGYSKIFHASYGQCPLCYKDHVLMQCDKFIDMDIAQRNKTVAKLKVCKNCLYSHGNVACSSKKTCRECNLKHHTLLHFNKPVYNDSNVRRDQDRNSNPGPSTSTTPGAHHLATDGTEVLLTTIQIKVQSADGNYVTLRGLLDQGSQTNLISENAAQLLRLPRSKFDAAITGIGSTSRNCKGLLQLHCKSIHSDFTFNVQALILTNLTNKLPGSTFQSTAVSAKPGKGPVPSSHGHTNAFGHPGSGWTFEPNFPNGRVDIEQPNNSFIENTNLVVNV from the exons ATGTCGAAGATTGACTTTGATTGCATAACTGAGAAGTGGGAGTTCGAAGAACATATTAccattttaaagtcaaaatgGGAGCTGATTGACAAAACTCATTGGGAGTTGGAAGACGAACTAAAAGGGTCCAATTTGATTATGGACTACAGTCAAAAGTACGAAGCTCTTGAACAGAAATATGACAACATAAAACGggctttaaatagtaaaatgtggTCTAGTGTACATTATCAGCGGTCCGCACCAAAAATCGACATCCCGGAATTTTCTGGAAATTATGTTCACTGGATTACGTTCAAGGACATCTTCATGGAAACCATCCACAACAACCCCAGTATCTCTAAGGCACAAAAAATGCAGTACTTGAAGACAAAACTTAAGGGTGAAGCAGAGCGCCTCGTCCAACACTTATCTATTAGTGGGGATAATTACGATTCATGTTGGGAGATATTATCGCACAGATATGACAACCGTCGACTACAGTTCACATCTTTCATGAGTACCATGCAGAATATACCAGCTATCCAACACCCTAACGCCAACAACATGAAACGCATGCACGATGTAATTACAGAGTGTATGAATGGCCTTGGCAACATGGGAGTTGAGGTGTCAAATTGGGGACCAATGATTGTTTACAACATGTCACAAAAATTAGATTCGATTACTCTTAACGAATACACAGAAGAAACTCAAAACAACAGAGAATTGCCGAATTTGGAGGAATTCCTCGGTTTCCTAGAACTCAAATTTCTCGCTTACGAAACTGCAAAGGGCTGCTCTAAAGAGactattgaaaacaaaattcataGGCCTAACAATAGAGGATGGAACAATAACTATAAGCCCAATAATTTTCCTAACAAGCAGCAAGACATGAAAAAATTAGGCTACTCTAAAATTTTTCATGCATCGTACGGACAATGTCCTCTTTGCTATAAAGATCACGTGTTGATGCAGTGTGATAAGTTCATCGACATGGACATTGCGCAACGGAATAAAACTGTTGCAAAACTCaaagtttgtaaaaattgcTTATACAGCCACGGCAATGTCGCGTGCAGTTCGAAGAAAACGTGCCGCGAATGTAATTTGAAACAtcatacattattacatttcaataaacctGTCTATAATGACTCAAATGTTAGAAGGGATCAAGATCGGAATTCGAATCCAGGACCTTCAACATCAACTACACCTGGCGCTCACCACTTAGCGACCGATGGCACAGAAGTCTTATTAACTACCATTCAGATCAAGGTGCAATCTGCCGACGGAAACTATGTCACTTTGCGAGGCCTCCTAGATCAAGGGTCACAGACAAACTTAATATCTGAAAATGCGGCGCAACTGCTACGCTTACCTCGAAGCAAATTTGACGCTGCTATAACCGGCATTGGTTCTACGTCACGCAACTGCAAGGGCCTTCTCCAGCTCCACTGCAAGTCGATACACTCAGATTTTACATTCAATGTACAAGCTTTGATACTGACTAACTTAACCAATAAGTTGCCTGGCAGCACTTTCCAAAGCACAG CGGTCTCGGCGAAACCTGGCAAAGGCCCTGTCCCTTCGTCTCATGGCCATACGAACGCCTTCGGACATCCAGGGAGCGGGTGGACGTTTGAGCCTAACTTTCCTAACGGGCGCGTGGACATCgaacagcccaacaacagctttattgaaaatacaaatctTGTCGTCAATGTTtga
- the LOC142985752 gene encoding uncharacterized protein LOC142985752 codes for MEKGPNLQKDIQALILKWRTYRYAFTADIEKMYRFLWIADEQKSLQKIIWRNSPTDQLSEYALCTVTYGTKSAPWLAMRTLQQLATDHGHLYSEAANLLRHDFYVDDLISRNNCLETAKKLQIDLIKLLKCGGMNLRKWSSNATELLEQLTEDQISQTKFDFKQDDSMKTLGLGWNPKSDIFTFSWNLKPNSKKILTKRALLSEISQLYDPLGWFSRVTVKAKLIFQRVWTKKLAWDEALPKDIQDEWLKTKDQLEELRIVKISRWIGSIQNNIELLAFSDASEKAYSSVIYTRTINQHGQPVVSLLVAKTRVAPLAQKLSLPRLELSGALLLTQLVNKVTESLSGYNITVWAWCDSKVVLAWLQGKASKYEKYVENRVVKITQVIPASNWLYIESKRNPADCATRGLYPKQLVNTEGA; via the coding sequence ATGGAGAAAGGCCCCAATCTCCAAAAGGATATACAAGCACTCATTTTAAAGTGGAGGACGTACCGTTACGCATTTACTGCTGACATAGAAAAAATGTACCGTTTCTTGTGGATTGCAGACGAGCAGAAATCGCTCCAAAAGATCATATGGAGAAACTCGCCTACCGATCAATTAAGCGAGTACGCGCTATGTACTGTAACTTATGGTACGAAAAGCGCGCCATGGTTGGCAATGCGAACTTTACAACAGTTGGCAACTGACCACGGTCACTTATACTCCGAGGCAGCCAACCTATTACGTCATGATTTCTACGTCGACGATCTAATAAGCAGAAATAACTGTTTAGAAACTgctaaaaaactacaaatagatctgataaaattattaaaatgcgGGGGTATGAATCTAAGAAAGTGGTCAAGTAATGCTACCGAGCTACTAGAACAATTGACCGAAGATCAAATTTCACAAACAAAGTTCGACTTCAAACAAGACGATTCAATGAAAACACTTGGCCTCGGTTGGAATCCCAAATCAGACATATTCACATTTAGCTGGAACTTAAAACCAAACTCAAAGAAAATACTTACTAAACGCGCACTACTGTCGGAAATTTCACAACTATACGATCCCCTTGGCTGGTTCTCCCGTGTCACTGTAAAAGCTAAGCTTATTTTCCAACGCGTTTGGACGAAAAAACTTGCTTGGGATGAGGCATTGCCTAAAGACATACAAGACGAGTGGCTGAAAACGAAAGATCAACTTGAAGAACTAAGAATTGTGAAAATAAGTCGTTGGATTGGAAGCATTCAGAACAACATAGAATTATTAGCATTCAGCGACGCAAGTGAGAAAGCTTATTCAAGCGTAATTTATACACGGACAATTAATCAACACGGACAGCCGGTGGTAAGCTTGCTGGTAGCGAAAACTAGGGTTGCCCCACTGGCACAAAAATTATCGCTGCCGAGACTTGAACTGAGCGGTGCCTTGCTATTAACACAATTGGTTAACAAGGTAACTGAATCCCTTTCGGGGTACAATATAACTGTGTGGGCTTGGTGTGACTCAAAAGTGGTCCTGGCTTGGCTACAGGGAAAGGCGTCCAAATACGAAAAATATGTGGAAAACCGCGTCGTGAAAATAACTCAGGTTATACCCGCATCCAACTGGCTTTACATAGAATCAAAAAGGAATCCCGCGGATTGTGCAACTAGAGGCTTATATCCTAAACAACTCGTGAATACTGAGGGCGCGTGA